One Camelina sativa cultivar DH55 chromosome 3, Cs, whole genome shotgun sequence genomic window carries:
- the LOC104776563 gene encoding LOW QUALITY PROTEIN: tetratricopeptide repeat protein 38 (The sequence of the model RefSeq protein was modified relative to this genomic sequence to represent the inferred CDS: inserted 1 base in 1 codon) — MEKKTLRCVRWGYGVNTYSDDCIHAINSYFQQVLSYGRNRKVILEAPIYDKDCVLGNILAAHYLSSSDHSRANSFVDAATSNLEQSTPYEKAVFEAVTYLISADRDDDLAFEMHTELLKRFPKDLASLKRAQLLCFYMGQPEPFLGLVQQVLPANHEEXYIHGMLAFPLLELGRMEEAAAASRKGYEINKEDAWAHHCLCHVLQHECRFKEAVEFMEERSESWPPCSSFMYTHNWWHVALCYLEGGAPLSKVEEIYDDHIWKELEKDDAVPPEVYLNALGLLLRLDVRDALDGFEDRLKVVAVRLTDQANWYLEWHLDILIVWALAKVGETSRAQELLEGLKFRLSKMNTKKQQVMQKGIQLGEAVYEFATGNYKEALELLGSEFNVIGYKIVGASDEQIDVFNEMWCQLLLKTGQSSTAEEVIRKKIKVRDGVPFIWRLLEKSYTMEGNAEASSAGDRAKKLEFSYF, encoded by the exons atggagaagaaaacacTTAGATGTGTTCGGTGGGGTTACGGTGTTAATACCTATTCTGATGATTGCATCCACGCAATTAACTCCTATTTTCAACAG GTTCTTAGCTATGGGAGGAATAGGAAAGTGATTCTAGAAGCACCAATCTACGATAAAGATTGTGTTTTGGGCAATATTTTAGCTGCTCATTACCTTTCCTCATCTGATCATTCCAGAGCTAATTCATTCGTTGATGCTGCCACATCCAATCTT GAACAATCTACACCTTATGAGAAAGCGGTTTTCGAGGCTGTTACTTACCTGATCTCTGCGGACAGGGATGATGACTTGGCTTTTGAAATGCACACCGAG CTACTTAAAAGATTTCCAAAGGATTTGGCCTCTCTGAAGAGAGCACAGCTTTTATGTTTCTACATGGGTCAACCTGAACCCTTTTTGGGTCTTGTTCAGCAG GTTCTACCTGCGAATCACGAAG GTTACATACACGGTATGCTTGCGTTCCCATTGTTAGAACTTGGTCGAATGGAAGAAGCTGCTGCAGCTTCCAGAAAAGGCTATGAGATAAACAAAGAAGACGCCTGGGCACATCACTGT tTATGTCATGTTCTTCAACATGAATGTCGTTTTAAAGAAGCTGTGGAGTTCATGGAAGAACGTTCAGAGTCTTGGCCTCCTTGCTCATCTTTCAT GTATACACACAATTGGTGGCATGTTGCTCTTTGTTACTTGGAAGGAGGGGCACCATTGAGTAAAGTAGAGGAGATTTATGATGATCACATCTGGAAAGAACTGGAGAAAGACGATGCCGTTCCCCCTGAA GTTTATCTCAATGCATTGGGCTTGTTGCTGCGTTTAGATGTAAGAGATGCTCTTGATGGTTTTGAAGACCGTCTCAAAGTTGTTGCAGTTCGTTTAACTGATCAG GCAAACTGGTATTTGGAGTGGCACCTCGATATATTGATTGTTTGGGCATTAGCAAAGGTTGGAGAGACTTCAAGAGCTCAAGAGTTACTTGAGGGCCTGAAGTTCCG ATTATCAAAGATGAATACAAAGAAACAACAAGTGATGCAGAAAGGGATTCAG CTCGGGGAAGCTGTGTATGAGTTCGCGACGGGTAACTACAAAGAGGCTTTAGAACTACTCGGGTCAGAGTTTAACGTCATTGGTTACAAG ATCGTCGGGGCATCAGATGAACAGATAGATGTTTTCAACGAAATGTGGTGCCAGCTGCTGCTAAAGACAGGCCAATCCTCGACTG CGGAAGAAGTGATCAGAAAGAAGATAAAGGTCAGAGATGGTGTTCCCTTCATCTGGCGTTTGCTG GAGAAGAGTTACACCATGGAAGGCAATGCAGAGGCTAGTAGTGCAGGAGACAGAGCTAAGAAACTGGAATTCTCTTACttctaa
- the LOC104778858 gene encoding glutathione S-transferase U13-like, which yields MAENSHKVEERWAETDTLCVDEAWSSDPSILSSQPYDRASARFWAQYVDDKCFESLDAVAGAKDDEGRKAAAGKLIECLGILEETFQKSSKGLGLFGGENIGYIDIACGTLLGPISVIEAFSGVKFL from the exons ATGGCGGAGAACTCACACAAAGTTGAGGAGCGGTGGGCCGAGACCGATACGCTC TGCGTCGATGAAGCTTGGTCCTCTGATCCTTCCATCCTTTCGTCTCAACCTTACGATCGCGCATCTGCTCGGTTCTGGGCTCAGTACGTTGACGACAAG TGTTTCGAGTCGTTAGATGCGGTGGCCGGGGCAAAAGACGACGAAGGGAGAAAGGCAGCGGCGGGAAAGCTGATAGAGTGTTTGGGGATACTAGAAGAGACGTTTCAGAAGAGCAGCAAAGGGTTAGGGTTGTTCGGAGGAGAAAACATAGGTTACATCGACATTGCGTGTGGGACACTTTTAGGTCCGATCTCCGTGATCGAGGCGTTTTCTGGCGTCAAGTTTCTCTAA
- the LOC104776562 gene encoding valine--tRNA ligase, mitochondrial 1-like, giving the protein MLCGFPDLTMLVLLQLVVEKHLTCETGMTRHDFGREEFRNHVLQWADKYSGTIKSQLRRMGSSLDWSRECFTMDEQRSKAVTEAFVRLHKEGLIYRDLRVVPWDCFLKTALSGGEVEHIVIKERTPMKVHGYEKPVEFGLITSFAYPLERGGGEVVVDTTRIETMLGDTAIAVHPDDARYKHLHGEFAVHPFNGRKLPIICDEILVDPNFGTGCVKITPAHETKDFDVGRRHNLKVINIFTDDGRINSNGGPEFTGMPRFAAREALVEALRNKGLYRGEKNNEMKIGVCSRSGDVAEPMIKPQWYVSCSTMAKEALDVAANGKIEFIPKQYSAEWRRWLENIHDWCISRLLWWGHRIPAWYATLEEDQVKEAGAYNDHWVVARTEEEARKEIAHKFAGKMLLELSQDPDVLDTWFSSGLFPLSVWDGQMKPRT; this is encoded by the coding sequence ATGCTTTGTGGGTTCCCGGATTTGACCATGCTGGTATTGCTACAGCTTGTGGTGGAGAAACATCTCACATGTGAAACAGGAATGACCAGGCATGACTTTGGCCGAGAGGAATTCAGGAACCATGTCTTGCAGTGGGCAGACAAGTACAGTGGTACAATAAAATCCCAGTTACGTCGTATGGGATCATCTCTTGATTGGTCCCGTGAGTGTTTTACGATGGACGAGCAAAGATCCAAGGCTGTCACTGAAGCCTTTGTAAGGTTACACAAGGAAGGGCTTATCTATAGGGATCTCCGGGTTGTTCCGTGGGACTGTTTCCTTAAAACCGCCCTATCTGGTGGTGAGGTTGAGCATATTGTCATCAAAGAAAGAACACCAATGAAAGTCCATGGGTACGAGAAACCAGTAGAGTTTGGTCTTATTACTTCCTTTGCTTACCCTCTCGAGAGAGGAGGCGGTGAGGTTGTTGTTGATACTACTAGGATCGAAACAATGCTCGGCGACACCGCCATCGCTGTTCATCCTGATGATGCAAGATACAAGCATCTTCACGGAGAGTTTGCTGTGCATCCCTTCAATGGGCGGAAGCTACCAATAATTTGCGATGAGATACTTGTTGATCCAAATTTTGGTACTGGTTGTGTTAAGATCACTCCAGCACATGAAACCAAGGATTTCGATGTAGGAAGGCGCCACAATCTGAAGGTTATCAACATTTTCACCGATGATGGAAGGATCAACTCAAATGGTGGGCCTGAATTCACAGGGATGCCACGCTTTGCCGCTCGTGAAGCTCTTGTTGAAGCTCTGCGTAATAAGGGGCTGTACAGAGGTGAGAAAAACAACGAGATGAAAATTGGAGTTTGCTCAAGGAGTGGTGATGTTGCTGAGCCTATGATAAAGCCTCAGTGGTACGTGAGTTGCAGTACGATGGCAAAGGAGGCTCTTGATGTTGCTGCCAACGGGAAGATCGAGTTTATTCCCAAGCAGTACTCTGCAGAATGGAGAAGGTGGCTAGAGAACATTCATGACTGGTGCATCTCGAGACTGCTTTGGTGGGGCCATAGAATACCGGCATGGTACGCCACTTTAGAAGAAGACCAGGTTAAGGAAGCAGGTGCATACAACGACCATTGGGTTGTTGCTAGAACCGAGGAAGAAGCTCGTAAAGAGATTGCACATAAATTTGCTGGGAAGATGTTGTTGGAGCTCTCCCAAGATCCTGATGTGCTTGACACTTGGTTTTCTTCTGGGCTCTTTCCGTTATCTGTTTGGGATGGCCAGATGAAACCGAGGACTTGA
- the LOC104776565 gene encoding hydroxyproline O-galactosyltransferase GALT4: MKKSKLENSVSQSRFGLVQFLLALLLFYFLCMSFEIPFMFRTTGSVSSSDDDGSSDSLPRHMVVGGSSKEANLVLGGEEEEDPHRLFKDLGRVGRVPERRMREFKSVSDIFVNDSSFDNGGFSDEFSIFHKTAKNAISMGKAMWDGLDSGLIKPEEAPVMTRIEKCPDNVTVTGSEFVNRSRILVLPCGLTLGSHITVVATPHWAHVEKSGDKKAMVTQFMMELQGLKAVDGEDPPRILHFNPRIKGDWSGKPVIEHNTCYRMQWGSSLRCDGRESSDEDESVDGEVKCERWKRDDGGDDSDESKKTWWLNRLMGRRKKMMAHDWPYPFDEGKLFVLTLRAGMEGYHISVNGRHITSFPYRTGFVLEDATGLAVKGNIDVHSVYAASLPSTNPSFAPQKHLQMQSIWKAPSLPEKPVELFIGILSAGNHFAERMAVRKSWMQQKLVRSSKVVARFFVALHARKEVNVDLKKEAEYFGDIVIVPYMDHYDLVVLKTVAICEYGVNTVAAKYVMKCDDDTFVRVDAVIQEAEKVKGRETLYIGNINFYHKPLRTGKWAVTFEEWPEEYYPPYANGPGYILSYDIAKFIVDDFEQKKLRLFKMEDVSMGMWVEKFNKTRPVAVVHSLKFCQFGCIEDYFTAHYQSPRQMICMWDKLQRLGKPQCCNMR; this comes from the exons ATGAAGAAGTCTAAACTCGAGAACTCTGTTTCACAGTCAAGATTCGGGCTTGTTCAGTTCTTATtagctcttcttctcttttacttCCTCTGCATGAGCTTTGAGATCCCATTCATGTTTAGAACAACCGGCTCTGTCTCCAgttctgatgatgatggttcATCTGACTCGTTGCCGAGACACATGGTCGTTGGTGGTAGTAGTAAAGAAGCAAATTTGGTTcttggaggagaagaagaagaagacccacATCGACTTTTCAAGGATCTGGGTCGGGTGGGTCGAGTCCCGGAGCGGAGAATGCGAGAGTTTAAGTCCGTCTCTGATATTTTCGTCAACGACAGCTCTTTCGACAATGGCGGATTCAGCGACGAGTTCTCAATCTTTCACAAGACGGCCAAGAACGCGATTTCGATGGGGAAGGCAATGTGGGACGGACTCGATTCGGGTTTGATTAAACCCGAAGAAGCTCCGGTTATGACCCGGATTGAGAAATGTCCCGATAACGTTACGGTTACCGGGTCTGAGTTTGTGAACCGGAGCCGGATCTTGGTTTTGCCCTGTGGGTTAACGTTGGGTTCTCACATTACCGTTGTGGCTACGCCGCATTGGGCGCACGTTGAGAAGAGTGGTGATAAGAAAGCTATGGTGACTCAGTTTATGATGGAGCTGCAAGGTTTGAAGGCTGTTGACGGTGAAGATCCGCCTCGGATTCTTCATTTTAACCCGAGGATTAAAGGTGATTGGAGTGGGAAGCCTGTGATTGAGCACAACACTTGTTACCGTATGCAATGGGGTTCAAGTTTGCGTTGTGATGGTCGTGAATCTAGTGATGAAGACGAATCTG TTGATGGAGAGGTGAAATGTGAGAGGTGGAAGAgggatgatggtggtgatgattcTGATGAATCGAAGAAGACATGGTGGTTGAATAGGTTGATGGgtcggaggaagaagatgatggcaCATGATTGGCCATACCCTTTTGATGAAGGGAAGCTTTTTGTTCTTACACTTCGAGCTGGGATGGAAGGTTATCACATTAGTGTTAATGGGAGACATATCACGTCTTTCCCTTATAGAACC gGGTTTGTTCTTGAGGATGCCACTGGATTAGCAGTCAAGGGGAACATTGATGTGCATTCTGTGTATGCTGCCTCGTTACCCTCTACAAATCCGAGTTTTGCACCGCAGAAGCATCTCCAGATGCAAAGCATATGGAAAGCTCCTTCGTTACCTGAAAAGCCTGTTGAATTGTTTATCGGAATTCTCTCTGCTGGTAACCATTTTGCTGAGAGAATGGCTGTGAGGAAGTCATGGATGCAGCAAAAGCTAGTCAGATCGTCCAAAGTTGTTGCTCGCTTCTTTGTGGCATTG CATGCAAGAAAGGAAGTCAATGTGGATCTAAAGAAAGAAGCAGAGTACTTTGGTGATATTGTCATAGTACCATACATGGATCATTATGACCTTGTTGTGCTCAAGACGGTTGCCATCTGCGAGTATGGG GTTAACACAGTGGCGGCCAAGTATGTTATGAAATGTGACGATGATACATTTGTGCGAGTGGATGCCGTGATCCAAGAAGCAGAAAAGGTTAAGGGAAGAGAGACCCTTTATATTGGAAACATTAATTTCTACCATAAGCCTCTGCGTACTGGGAAATGGGCTGTGACATTCGAG GAATGGCCAGAAGAGTATTATCCTCCATACGCAAATGGTCCGGGTTACATCTTGTCATATGATATAGCTAAGTTTATCGTTGATGATTTTGAACAGAAGAAATTAAGG ttattCAAGATGGAAGATGTGAGCATGGGAATGTGGGTGGAGAAGTTCAACAAGACTAGACCAGTGGCAGTGGTTCACAGCCTCAAGTTCTGCCAGTTTGGCTGCATAGAAGACTACTTCACTGCTCATTATCAGTCGCCTCGCCAGATGATTTGCATGTGGGATAAGCTGCAGAGACTCGGGAAGCCCCAATGCTGCAACATGAGATGA
- the LOC104776566 gene encoding serine/threonine-protein phosphatase PP2A-5 catalytic subunit-like — MPATGDVDRQIDQLMECKQLTETEVKALCDQARAILVEEYNVQPVKCPVTICGDIHGQFYDLIELFRIGGSAPDTNYLFMGDYVDRGYYSVETVTLLVALKVRYRDRITILRGNHESRQITQVYGFYDECLRKYGNANVWKSFTDLFDYLPLTALVESQIFCLHGGLSPSLDTLDNIRALDRIQEVPHEGPMCDLLWSDPDDRCGWGISPRGAGYTFGQDIATQFNHTNGLTLISRAHQLVMEGYNWCQEKNVVTVFSAPNYCYRCGNMAAILEIGENMEQNFLQFDPAPRQVEPETTRKTPDYFL, encoded by the exons ATGCCGGCGACCGGAGATGTAGACCGTCAGATCGATCAGTTAATGGAATGTAAGCAGCTGACGGAGACGGAGGTGAAGGCTTTGTGCGACCAAGCCAGAGCGATTCTTGTGGAGGAATATAATGTTCAACCGGTGAAATGTCCCGTCACTATCTGCGGTGATATCCATGGTCAATTTTACGATCTTATTGAGCTTTTTCGAATCGGTGGCTCTGCGCCTGATACTAATTATCTCTTCATGGGCGATTATGTAG ATCGTGGGTACTATTCTGTGGAGACAGTAACGCTTTTGGTAGCTTTGAAAGTTCGGTATAGAGATAGGATTACAATCTTGAGAGGGAATCATGAAAGCCGTCAGATTACTCAAGT GTATGGGTTTTATGACGAATGCTTGAGGAAGTATGGTAATGCAAATGTCTGGAAGTCTTTTACAGACCTTTTTGATTACCTTCCTCTTACTGCTCTCGTTGAGAGTCAG ATTTTCTGTTTACATGGCGGACTTTCGCCTTCTTTAGACACGCTTGATAACATCCGAGCATTAGACCGCATTCAGGAG GTTCCACACGAAGGTCCAATGTGTGACCTCTTATGGTCTGATCCAGATGATCGGTGTGGTTGGGGTATATCTCCTCGTGGAGCTGGATACACATTTGGACAAGATATCGCCACTCAGTTTAACCACACCAACGGACTAACGCTTATATCCCGCGCCCACCAGCTTGTCATGGAAGGATACAATTGGTGTCAG GAAAAAAACGTTGTGACTGTGTTTAGTGCTCCTAACTATTGTTACCGATGTGGTAACATGGCTGCAATTCTAGAGATAGGAGAGAACATGGAGCAGAACTTTCTTCAGTTTGATCCGGCACCACGTCAAGTCGAACCAGAAACGACTCGCAAGACCCctgattattttttgtaa
- the LOC104776561 gene encoding uncharacterized protein LOC104776561, whose translation MVSSVRTSRVQPNWIGDTLWITMEDYWDTEEAQQRSKTYSDARMSDRNGLGPHVHLSGPKSYRQLQDEMVEELGREVRLGEVFIKAHTKPDGTYVDRKAEKIAETYEKTVQERLSQLEAKSFAVSDGESRPRDLTTEEYTEIFLQVTLKKNQYTFIVL comes from the exons atggttagcaGTGTGAGGACTAGTCGAGTTCAACCAAACTGGATTGGCGACACTCTCTGGATTACGATGGAGGATTACtgggacactgaagaagcacaacaaaggagTAAAACCTACTCTGATGcccgtatgtctgaccgtaacgGCCTAGGTCCTCACGTCCACCTCTCAGGGCCAAAGTCGTATCGACAGCTTCAAGACGAAATG gttgaggaattgggaagagaagtccgacttggtgaggtttttatCAAGGCACATACAAAGCCTGATGGTACATATGTTGATCGGAAGGCAGAGAAGATTGCAGAAACTTATGAGAAGACTGTTcaagagaggttgtctcagCTCGAGGCAAAGTCTTTTGCTGTGTCAGATGGAGAATCACGGCCACGGGACCTCACAACAGAAGAATATACAGAAATTTTCCTTCAggtaactttaaaaaaaaaccaatacacATTTATAGTCTTGTAG
- the LOC104776564 gene encoding glutathione S-transferase U13-like, producing the protein MAQNDTVKLIGYWSSPFALRARVALHLKSVKYEYLDEPDVIKSKSELLIKSNPIHKKIPVLIHGDVSICESLNIVQYVDEAWSSDPSILPSQPYDRAYARFWAQYVDDKCFESLNAAVGAKDEEGRMVAAGKLMVCLGILEETFQKSSKGLVFFGGENIGYLDIACGTLLGPISVIEVFSGVKFLQEETTPGLIKWAERFKTHEAVKPYMASVDEYVAFAKQKFSIQ; encoded by the exons ATGGCACAGAACGATACAGTGAAGCTGATAGGTTACTGGTCAAGCCCTTTTGCCCTTAGGGCACGAGTGGCTTTACACTTGAAATCTGTCAAGTACGAGTACTTGGACGAACCTGATGTTATTAAGTCAAAGAGTGAACTCCTTATCAAGTCTAACCCCATCCACAAGAAAATCCCTGTCCTCATCCATGGTGACGTCTCCATCTGTGAATCCCTTAACATCGTTCAGTACGTCGATGAAGCTTGGTCCTCTGATCCTTCCATCCTTCCTTCTCAACCTTACGATCGTGCATATGCTCGGTTCTGGGCTCAGTACGTCGACGACAAG TGTTTCGAGTCGCTAAATGCGGCGGTGGGAGCAAAAGACGAGGAAGGGAGAATGGTGGCGGCGGGAAAGCTGATGGTGTGTTTGGGGATACTAGAAGAGACGTTTCAGAAGAGCAGCAAAGGGTTAGTGTTCTTCGGAGGAGAAAACATAGGCTACCTCGACATTGCATGTGGGACACTTTTAGGTCCAATCTCCGTGATCGAGGTGTTTTCCGGCGTCAAGTTTCTCCAAGAAGAGACAACACCAGGGTTGATCAAATGGGCAGAGAGGTTCAAGACCCATGAAGCTGTTAAGCCGTACATGGCAAGTGTCGATGAGTACGTCGCGTTCGCAAAGCAGAAGTTCAGCATTCAATGA